From Syntrophobacterales bacterium, one genomic window encodes:
- a CDS encoding AAA family ATPase produces the protein MIESPTLPPLIAALLKRARQEHGAGKVELLETHISWVLLAGDYAYKIKKPVKLPFVDYSSLKARRAFCEAELMLNSRYAPDIYLGLEAIAGTPAAPRFGETPAIEWAVKMRRFDEKWRMDHVCARGELTPAIVSDLVQTVAAFHAAAQKAPPGSRFGEADQVLALALENFEELRSLLPTAEALLAKLEGWTRIEFARRQTSFAARKRAGHIRECHGDLHLGNIVLLDGRAVPFDCIEFNEDLRWVDQASELAFTYEDLLDHGQPGLANWLISEWLAATGDFEALGVLPFYAVYRALVRAKVAALGSNVAEACEYLAMATRLSARPQPTLAITHGLSGSGKTTLSSALLLGDKTANTVRIRSDVERKRLFGLAPENVGGNIYTEEATNRTYRRLEKLAEDALSAGWSVIVDAAFLRRIQREQFRNLAGRLYLSFKILACEAPPDELCRRLRARQNDASDATVAVLEQQLKFAEALTEEER, from the coding sequence ATGATTGAATCCCCGACCCTGCCGCCGCTGATTGCCGCCCTGCTGAAAAGGGCGCGCCAGGAACACGGCGCCGGGAAGGTGGAGCTGCTGGAAACCCATATATCATGGGTGCTTCTGGCTGGCGACTATGCCTACAAAATCAAGAAGCCGGTAAAACTCCCTTTTGTGGACTACAGCAGCCTCAAGGCGCGCCGCGCCTTCTGCGAGGCGGAACTGATGCTAAATAGTCGTTATGCGCCCGATATCTACCTGGGGCTGGAGGCGATCGCAGGTACGCCTGCGGCGCCGCGCTTCGGCGAAACGCCAGCCATCGAGTGGGCAGTAAAGATGCGCCGCTTCGACGAGAAATGGCGCATGGACCACGTCTGCGCCCGGGGCGAGCTGACACCGGCCATAGTTTCCGACTTGGTGCAGACCGTGGCGGCCTTTCATGCAGCCGCACAAAAAGCGCCGCCGGGAAGCCGTTTTGGCGAGGCAGATCAGGTGCTGGCGCTGGCTTTGGAAAACTTCGAGGAACTGCGCTCTCTGCTCCCGACAGCAGAAGCGTTGTTAGCGAAGCTGGAAGGATGGACAAGAATTGAATTTGCAAGGCGCCAGACCAGCTTCGCCGCCCGCAAGAGAGCCGGGCACATCCGTGAGTGCCACGGCGACCTGCATTTGGGCAACATTGTCCTCCTTGACGGCAGAGCCGTCCCCTTCGACTGCATAGAATTCAACGAAGATTTGCGCTGGGTCGATCAGGCAAGCGAGCTGGCCTTCACCTACGAGGATCTGCTCGACCACGGCCAACCCGGTCTTGCCAACTGGCTTATCAGCGAATGGCTGGCGGCAACCGGCGACTTCGAAGCCTTGGGGGTGCTGCCCTTTTACGCAGTTTACCGCGCCCTGGTGCGGGCCAAAGTGGCGGCGCTCGGCAGCAATGTTGCCGAGGCGTGTGAATATCTGGCGATGGCGACTCGCCTTTCTGCCCGCCCACAGCCAACCCTGGCCATCACCCACGGTCTTTCCGGTTCCGGCAAAACCACACTCTCATCCGCACTCCTGCTGGGCGATAAGACAGCCAATACGGTGCGCATCCGTTCCGATGTCGAAAGAAAGCGCCTGTTCGGTCTGGCGCCCGAGAACGTCGGCGGCAACATCTACACGGAAGAAGCGACGAACAGAACCTACCGCCGTCTGGAAAAACTGGCCGAAGACGCGCTGAGCGCCGGTTGGTCGGTAATCGTTGATGCGGCTTTCCTGCGGCGAATTCAAAGGGAACAATTTCGCAATTTGGCCGGTCGTCTGTACCTGTCTTTTAAAATCCTCGCCTGCGAGGCGCCCCCGGACGAGCTTTGCCGTCGCCTGCGGGCGCGCCAAAATGACGCTTCCGACGCAACGGTGGCCGTGCTGGAGCAGCAGCTAAAATTTGCCGAGGCGCTGACGGAAGAAGAAAGATAG
- a CDS encoding MFS transporter, translated as MKTLRQTGTGEGSEGKDGGNAAVYAIVLSQFCFAFGMNIVISFMPFYILDISQYSPTRTMIWIGLIMGLNSFVMAAVAPFWGSLTAKYSPKLMYERVFFVSGVITLLMGFTRSLPLILALRIFQGVLGGASTIGIFMVSRLSLREKLAGNLSLFQNSITAGQLLAPPVGAYVVVHMGYTAPFILSAALISVSLLLCHLYVSGIAPKQEEIEGKTSYKKQVIFGWVLSFIATVNLTFLPAILPNVLAGFSLKGNDALKAAGFVMMGYTATAILGNYLISNLTPLAKIKKTIVAACLFSAFLQIIMYFAPGVFSFAAVRMLQTGAIAAVISLVMAEFAGGGGGAKIGFLNSARFAGNGAGPLLATSVLARANLLTLYIVISLSTVGSVLAFLFAERQVGRTTAAKNS; from the coding sequence ATGAAAACTCTACGACAGACAGGCACAGGCGAAGGGAGCGAGGGAAAAGACGGCGGGAATGCTGCTGTTTATGCCATTGTCCTGTCGCAGTTCTGTTTTGCCTTCGGCATGAACATCGTAATCTCCTTCATGCCCTTTTACATATTGGACATCAGCCAATACAGCCCTACCCGGACGATGATCTGGATCGGACTGATCATGGGGCTAAACTCCTTTGTTATGGCCGCCGTCGCCCCTTTCTGGGGAAGCCTGACCGCCAAATACAGTCCCAAACTAATGTACGAAAGGGTTTTCTTTGTAAGCGGCGTCATTACTCTGTTGATGGGCTTTACGCGAAGCCTGCCGTTGATTTTGGCGCTCCGGATCTTCCAGGGCGTCTTGGGCGGCGCCTCCACTATCGGCATTTTTATGGTATCACGGCTTTCCCTCCGGGAAAAACTGGCCGGCAACCTTAGCTTGTTTCAGAATTCGATCACCGCCGGCCAACTGCTGGCTCCTCCGGTGGGCGCCTACGTTGTCGTGCACATGGGCTACACGGCGCCGTTTATCCTCTCGGCGGCTTTAATTTCCGTGAGCCTGCTGCTCTGCCATTTATACGTTTCCGGGATTGCCCCGAAACAAGAAGAAATTGAAGGTAAAACTTCATATAAGAAGCAAGTTATCTTCGGATGGGTGTTGAGCTTCATCGCCACTGTCAACCTGACGTTTCTGCCAGCCATTCTTCCCAACGTCCTGGCAGGATTTTCGCTGAAGGGCAATGACGCCCTCAAGGCTGCCGGGTTTGTAATGATGGGATATACTGCAACTGCGATTTTGGGGAATTACCTGATCAGCAACCTGACGCCGCTGGCGAAGATCAAAAAAACAATAGTCGCGGCCTGCCTTTTCTCGGCTTTTTTACAAATAATCATGTACTTCGCCCCCGGGGTCTTCTCCTTTGCCGCGGTGCGGATGCTCCAGACAGGGGCGATCGCCGCCGTTATCTCGCTGGTTATGGCTGAATTTGCCGGGGGAGGAGGCGGGGCAAAAATCGGCTTCCTTAATTCCGCCCGTTTTGCCGGAAACGGCGCCGGTCCGCTTTTGGCCACCTCTGTGCTGGCCCGGGCAAACCTTTTGACCCTCTATATTGTCATCTCCCTGTCAACGGTTGGTTCGGTGCTGGCGTTCCTGTTCGCGGAGCGGCAGGTCGGCCGCACAACGGCAGCTAAAAATTCCTGA
- a CDS encoding glycerate kinase translates to MSGREIMTAIVRETIAATLPANMVREKLKFAQGVLSIEGKNFVIPEERGVHLFGSGKAAVETARAVKELLGEKLAEGFVVSNYPAFLDGVEVFESSHPVLTQKSVRAAEMLMEKMAALAVEDFFIYVLSGGSSALIEKPVPPISLADMQSLTKGLLAGGVPIEEINIVRKHLSLVKGGRLGRLTRARGVVLVVSDVIGDDLEAIGSGPLYFDRSTFADAQAILKKYRLWEGAPAAIRTVVERGLSGQLEDTPQSENPPIEHFIIDSNIKALLKAKENAERLGLTARIMTSRLRGEAREAARAIVAIGEEIAATGQPFPPPVLLLFGGETTVTLQGDGQGGRNQEMALAVLNELRGASRFAFFSLGTDGIDGNSDAAGAIVSRESWEKAQNLNLNIEQYLSMNDSYHFFEQTGDLVKTGPTGTNVMDISALLING, encoded by the coding sequence ATGAGCGGCAGAGAAATAATGACGGCAATTGTAAGAGAGACTATTGCAGCAACACTGCCGGCCAATATGGTGCGCGAGAAATTGAAATTTGCCCAGGGGGTTCTGAGCATTGAAGGGAAAAATTTTGTTATCCCCGAAGAACGCGGGGTGCATCTGTTCGGCAGCGGGAAAGCCGCCGTGGAGACGGCGCGGGCGGTAAAAGAGTTGCTGGGGGAAAAGCTTGCGGAGGGTTTTGTTGTCTCGAACTATCCCGCCTTCCTCGACGGCGTTGAGGTGTTTGAGAGCTCGCATCCGGTGCTGACCCAAAAGAGCGTCCGCGCGGCGGAAATGCTGATGGAAAAAATGGCGGCGCTTGCGGTGGAAGATTTTTTTATCTATGTGTTGTCCGGGGGCAGTTCCGCCCTTATCGAAAAACCGGTCCCCCCGATTTCGCTTGCGGATATGCAGTCGCTGACGAAGGGACTCCTGGCGGGCGGCGTTCCGATCGAAGAGATCAACATCGTTCGCAAGCACCTCTCGCTGGTCAAGGGTGGACGGCTGGGCCGCTTGACCAGGGCGCGCGGAGTTGTCCTGGTGGTTTCGGATGTGATCGGCGACGATCTCGAGGCGATCGGCTCGGGACCTTTGTATTTTGATCGTTCCACCTTTGCCGACGCGCAGGCGATCCTGAAAAAATACCGCCTCTGGGAAGGGGCGCCGGCTGCCATCAGAACGGTTGTTGAGCGGGGATTGTCCGGACAGTTGGAGGATACGCCGCAAAGCGAAAACCCGCCGATAGAGCACTTCATTATCGACAGCAACATTAAAGCCCTCCTGAAGGCCAAGGAGAATGCCGAAAGGCTGGGCTTAACTGCCCGGATCATGACTTCCCGCCTGCGCGGAGAGGCGAGGGAGGCGGCCCGGGCGATAGTTGCCATCGGCGAGGAGATTGCGGCAACGGGACAGCCCTTTCCCCCGCCAGTACTGTTGCTTTTCGGTGGGGAGACGACGGTGACTCTTCAAGGCGACGGACAGGGAGGGCGCAATCAGGAGATGGCGCTTGCCGTGCTCAACGAGCTGCGCGGGGCTTCCCGTTTTGCGTTCTTCAGCCTGGGGACGGACGGGATCGACGGCAATTCGGACGCCGCCGGGGCGATAGTCTCTCGGGAGAGCTGGGAAAAGGCGCAGAATCTCAATCTCAACATTGAACAGTATCTGTCTATGAACGACTCCTATCATTTTTTTGAACAGACCGGCGACCTTGTCAAAACCGGTCCCACCGGCACAAATGTGATGGATATTTCGGCGCTTCTTATAAACGGCTGA
- a CDS encoding 4-hydroxyphenylacetate 3-hydroxylase family protein, with translation MMNASQYEESLRKLKLNVYMFGKKVENPVDDPIIRPSMNAVAATYENARKPEYEDIMTATSHLTGNRINRFTHIHQSVEDLVKKSKMGRLLGSLTACCFQRCVGMDALNALSITTYELDAKYGTVYNKRFLAYLEYVQENDLVCTGAMTDPKGDRALAPSQQPDPDMFLHVVEERKDGIVVSGAKLHQTGAVNSHELIVMPTLSMREEDRDYAVSFALPSDTAGITYIIGRQSCDTRKLEGMTFDRGNMYYGGHEALIVFDRVFVPWERVFLYKEHEFTTQLVENFAAYHRQSYACKVGVGDVLIGATQTIAEYNGVEKASHVKDKIVEMNHLNETLFCGCIACAAEGHKEPSGTYLVDVLLANVHKQNVTRFPYEIARLSQDIAGGLMATCPSAQDLHSPVVGKWVDKYLKTKQDVPTEHRLRILRLIENITLGTAAVGYLTESMHGAGSPQAQRIMISRLINLKQKQKKAKCLCGIEREK, from the coding sequence ATGATGAATGCAAGTCAATACGAGGAGAGTCTCAGGAAACTGAAGTTGAACGTTTACATGTTTGGCAAGAAGGTCGAAAACCCCGTTGATGATCCCATCATTCGACCGTCCATGAACGCCGTCGCCGCCACCTACGAAAACGCCCGCAAACCCGAATACGAAGACATCATGACGGCCACTTCCCACCTCACCGGCAACCGGATCAACCGGTTCACCCACATCCACCAGAGCGTCGAAGACCTGGTGAAAAAAAGCAAGATGGGGCGTCTTTTGGGGTCGCTCACCGCCTGCTGTTTTCAGCGTTGCGTCGGCATGGATGCTCTAAACGCCCTGTCGATCACGACCTATGAGCTCGATGCGAAGTATGGGACTGTCTATAACAAACGCTTCCTGGCGTATCTGGAGTACGTTCAGGAAAACGACCTGGTCTGCACCGGCGCGATGACCGACCCCAAGGGCGACCGCGCGCTCGCCCCCTCGCAGCAGCCCGATCCGGATATGTTCCTGCATGTCGTGGAAGAGAGGAAAGACGGGATCGTGGTAAGCGGCGCCAAGCTCCACCAGACCGGCGCGGTAAACTCCCACGAGCTCATCGTGATGCCAACCCTCTCCATGCGGGAGGAAGACAGGGATTATGCCGTATCCTTCGCGCTTCCCAGCGATACCGCAGGTATAACCTACATCATCGGGCGGCAATCCTGCGATACCCGCAAGCTCGAGGGTATGACCTTCGATCGGGGCAACATGTATTACGGCGGCCACGAGGCGCTAATCGTCTTCGACAGGGTTTTTGTCCCCTGGGAGCGGGTTTTCCTGTACAAGGAGCATGAATTTACCACCCAGCTCGTGGAAAATTTTGCCGCTTACCATCGCCAGAGCTACGCGTGCAAGGTGGGGGTCGGCGATGTGCTGATCGGGGCGACCCAGACCATTGCCGAGTACAACGGCGTGGAAAAGGCCTCCCATGTGAAGGACAAGATCGTCGAAATGAATCACTTGAACGAAACCCTTTTCTGCGGCTGCATTGCCTGCGCAGCGGAGGGGCACAAAGAGCCGTCTGGCACATATCTCGTCGATGTTCTGCTGGCCAACGTCCACAAGCAGAATGTCACGCGCTTCCCTTACGAAATAGCGAGACTTTCCCAGGACATCGCGGGCGGCCTGATGGCAACCTGTCCCTCCGCTCAGGATCTCCACTCGCCGGTGGTGGGCAAATGGGTGGACAAATATCTGAAAACAAAACAGGATGTTCCCACCGAGCACCGTCTGAGAATACTGCGGCTTATTGAAAACATCACCCTGGGAACGGCGGCTGTCGGGTACCTGACGGAATCCATGCATGGCGCCGGCTCCCCCCAGGCCCAGCGGATCATGATTTCCCGGCTGATCAATCTGAAGCAGAAGCAGAAGAAAGCGAAGTGCCTGTGCGGGATCGAGCGAGAAAAATAA
- a CDS encoding type II toxin-antitoxin system RelB/DinJ family antitoxin, translated as MSDTMIRSRIDASLKIEAQSLLDGMGLSMSEAIRLFLHQVVAEKGLPFPVKLSKEAAEEHDRWFRQQIEPAVEEADKPGTAFIPHEQVRGRWDAKRKELAQRVVPMQRKQN; from the coding sequence ATGTCAGACACCATGATCCGCTCGAGGATAGACGCATCGTTAAAGATTGAGGCGCAGTCGCTTTTGGATGGGATGGGCCTTTCCATGAGCGAAGCCATCCGGCTTTTTCTTCACCAGGTAGTGGCGGAGAAGGGATTGCCTTTTCCCGTCAAGCTGTCGAAGGAGGCCGCCGAAGAACACGATCGCTGGTTCCGGCAACAGATCGAACCAGCCGTAGAAGAAGCGGACAAGCCTGGCACTGCTTTCATCCCGCATGAACAGGTGCGCGGCAGATGGGATGCCAAACGTAAAGAACTGGCGCAACGCGTTGTTCCCATGCAGAGGAAACAGAATTGA
- a CDS encoding type II toxin-antitoxin system RelE/ParE family toxin, whose product MILEWLPTAQRDFDDLVDYIAADQPLAAIEQGDKIETQVSLLIDKPRMGRPGRVKGTRELVVVRSPFIVVYRIKGKTIQILRVLHGAQQWPRRFSR is encoded by the coding sequence TTGATTCTGGAATGGCTTCCGACGGCGCAACGGGATTTTGACGATCTTGTCGATTATATTGCCGCCGATCAGCCCCTTGCGGCTATCGAACAGGGTGATAAAATCGAAACACAGGTGTCGCTACTCATAGACAAGCCACGGATGGGCAGACCAGGACGCGTAAAGGGAACACGAGAGCTCGTTGTCGTCAGGTCTCCTTTCATTGTTGTTTACCGCATTAAAGGAAAAACCATTCAAATCCTGCGCGTTCTTCATGGCGCCCAACAGTGGCCGAGGCGGTTTTCCCGATAA
- a CDS encoding inorganic phosphate transporter, protein MDWSLLLLIALALGFDFLNGFHDSANSIATIVSTRVLTPRQAVVWAAFFNFVAFLFFGLHVAGTIGKGIVDIAIMDSHIIFATLIGACAWDLITWRVGLPTSSSHALMGGMIGAALVKTGTSALLWKGILTTVAFIFISPILGLILGLVFGSAVHWIFRKKAPSQVDHIFRKGQLLSAALYSLGHGGNDAQKTMGIIAGLLFSAGLLGDKFYIPLWVVLSCHGAIALGTMSGGWRIVKTMGQKVAKLKPVDGFCAESGAAVSLFLASSLGIPVSTTHTITGSIMGVGSLRRLTAVRWGVAGQILWAWLLTIPCAALISAATYAISSGF, encoded by the coding sequence ATGGATTGGAGTCTTCTGCTTCTGATCGCCCTGGCGCTGGGATTTGATTTTTTAAACGGGTTTCATGATTCCGCAAACTCAATCGCCACAATTGTTTCGACGCGCGTCCTGACCCCGCGTCAGGCTGTCGTCTGGGCCGCCTTTTTTAATTTCGTCGCCTTCCTTTTCTTCGGTTTGCATGTCGCCGGGACGATCGGCAAGGGAATTGTCGATATCGCCATTATGGATTCCCATATTATCTTCGCCACCCTCATCGGCGCCTGCGCCTGGGATCTGATTACCTGGCGCGTGGGTCTGCCGACGAGCTCTTCCCACGCCCTCATGGGGGGTATGATCGGTGCGGCTCTGGTAAAAACGGGCACAAGCGCTCTTTTGTGGAAGGGAATTCTTACAACCGTTGCCTTTATCTTCATTTCGCCCATCCTTGGCCTTATTCTGGGCCTTGTTTTTGGCAGCGCCGTGCACTGGATCTTCCGGAAAAAGGCGCCCTCCCAGGTTGATCATATCTTCCGTAAAGGGCAGCTTCTGTCGGCGGCGTTGTACAGTTTGGGGCACGGCGGCAACGACGCCCAGAAAACCATGGGAATTATCGCCGGTCTGCTCTTCAGCGCCGGTCTGCTGGGAGACAAGTTTTATATCCCCCTCTGGGTCGTCCTTTCCTGTCACGGCGCCATCGCCCTCGGCACTATGTCCGGCGGCTGGCGGATAGTCAAGACCATGGGGCAGAAGGTCGCCAAGCTGAAACCAGTTGACGGTTTTTGCGCCGAATCCGGCGCGGCGGTCAGTCTTTTTCTCGCTTCGAGCCTCGGCATTCCGGTAAGCACCACGCATACGATCACCGGCTCGATTATGGGGGTGGGCTCCCTGCGCCGCTTAACCGCCGTGCGCTGGGGGGTGGCAGGCCAAATCCTCTGGGCATGGCTTTTAACGATCCCCTGCGCCGCCCTGATCTCGGCTGCAACATACGCAATCAGCTCCGGTTTCTGA
- a CDS encoding DUF47 family protein, with protein MKFSLLPKEYLFFDLFDQMAVHAIDAARCFSDFATAGTFDHQAIEKMHCIEENCDTVTHEIIDRLNRTFVTPFDREDIYSLAHEFDSVIDLIQAITNRMLLYKLNDVKNEDLMRFAELIERSVDNLAKAVRGLRDLKQSTKISTCCIEVNRLENLGDQLRDEVLSKLFENASDPMHVLKWKDIYMEAETVLDKCEDVANIAASILIKQG; from the coding sequence ATGAAATTCAGCCTGCTTCCCAAAGAATACCTGTTTTTCGATCTGTTCGATCAGATGGCCGTCCATGCCATAGATGCTGCCCGTTGTTTCAGTGATTTTGCGACTGCCGGAACCTTTGACCATCAGGCAATCGAGAAGATGCACTGCATCGAAGAGAACTGCGATACGGTAACGCATGAAATCATCGACCGCCTGAACCGGACTTTTGTCACCCCTTTTGACCGTGAGGACATCTACTCGCTGGCCCATGAATTTGACAGCGTGATAGATCTGATTCAGGCAATAACCAACCGGATGCTTCTTTACAAGCTCAACGACGTAAAAAATGAAGATCTTATGAGATTTGCCGAGCTGATCGAGAGGTCGGTTGACAACCTTGCCAAAGCGGTGCGAGGCCTGCGGGATTTGAAGCAGTCAACCAAGATTTCCACCTGCTGCATCGAGGTAAACCGGCTGGAGAATCTCGGCGACCAGTTACGGGATGAGGTTCTCAGCAAACTTTTCGAGAATGCCAGCGATCCCATGCATGTCCTCAAATGGAAAGACATTTACATGGAAGCGGAAACTGTGCTCGACAAGTGCGAGGATGTGGCGAATATTGCCGCCTCCATTCTGATTAAACAGGGGTGA
- the ade gene encoding adenine deaminase has product MAMKKLERLRNLIGVARGLKEPDLVLKGGRVVNVFSGEIITADVAVYDGMIAGVGSYEGARMIDATGCYITPGFIDAHMHLESTMLSPQELAKAVIKHGTTAIIADPHEIANVMGIEGIRFMMAAARRLPVDIYFMLPSCVPATGLETSGAVLSAAALQTLRRHKRVLGLAEMMNYPGVINGDKEALEKLLAFGGAVCDGHAPRLSGRDLNAYIAAGIHSDHECSDLAEAREKLRLGMHIMIRQGTLAKNLKTLLPLVNKDNICHFSLATDDLHPHDLLAQGHLDHLVNLAVEEGLEPVSAIRMVTCNTARYFGRRDLGAVAPGYKADLLILSSLAPLCIRSVVKAGRIVFPRGELPVETTAPAAKAQTGKMGQINIRPFAPGALAVPEAAGKIRVIGLIPEQILTRQMLVAPKIAGRKVVSDVGRDILKLAVLERHQRTGNIGLGFVSGFGLKKGALASSVAHDSHNIIVVGCDDEEMFAAVKAIEKMNGGMTAVCQGKVLASLALPIAGLMANAPLAEVAASWQELRRAAHELGSGLPEPFMALSFLALPVIPELRLTDRGLVDVNLFRHVAIFADV; this is encoded by the coding sequence ATGGCGATGAAAAAGCTCGAACGGCTGAGAAATCTGATCGGCGTGGCCCGTGGACTTAAGGAACCGGACCTCGTTCTGAAGGGGGGCCGGGTTGTCAATGTATTTTCCGGCGAGATCATAACTGCCGATGTCGCGGTGTACGACGGCATGATCGCCGGTGTTGGCAGCTACGAAGGCGCCCGGATGATTGACGCGACCGGCTGTTATATCACGCCGGGATTCATCGACGCCCACATGCATCTGGAAAGCACGATGCTTTCCCCGCAGGAGCTGGCGAAAGCCGTTATAAAACATGGGACAACGGCGATTATCGCCGATCCGCATGAAATAGCCAACGTGATGGGAATTGAAGGGATACGGTTCATGATGGCTGCCGCGCGGCGGCTTCCCGTCGATATCTATTTTATGCTTCCGTCCTGCGTTCCGGCGACCGGCCTGGAGACATCCGGGGCCGTTCTTTCTGCCGCCGCTCTGCAAACGTTGCGTCGGCATAAGCGGGTACTTGGCCTGGCCGAGATGATGAATTATCCGGGAGTCATAAATGGGGACAAGGAGGCGCTGGAAAAATTGCTTGCCTTTGGCGGCGCCGTCTGCGACGGCCACGCACCGCGTCTTTCCGGCCGGGACCTGAACGCCTACATAGCCGCCGGCATCCACTCCGATCACGAATGCAGCGATCTTGCCGAGGCGCGCGAGAAACTGCGCTTGGGAATGCACATCATGATCCGTCAGGGGACGCTGGCGAAGAATCTCAAGACCCTGCTGCCCCTCGTAAATAAAGATAACATTTGCCATTTTTCCCTTGCTACCGATGATTTACATCCCCATGACCTGCTCGCGCAGGGCCACCTCGACCACCTTGTCAACCTGGCGGTGGAAGAAGGGCTGGAGCCTGTTTCTGCGATTCGGATGGTTACCTGCAACACGGCCCGTTACTTCGGCAGGCGCGACCTCGGCGCCGTTGCCCCGGGATACAAAGCCGATCTGCTGATCCTTTCGTCGCTTGCGCCCCTTTGCATCCGCAGTGTCGTCAAGGCAGGGCGGATTGTGTTTCCCCGGGGGGAATTGCCGGTCGAAACAACAGCGCCGGCCGCCAAGGCTCAAACGGGAAAGATGGGGCAGATAAATATCCGGCCGTTTGCACCGGGCGCCCTTGCCGTTCCGGAGGCGGCGGGCAAAATCAGGGTGATCGGTCTGATTCCGGAGCAGATATTGACCAGACAGATGCTCGTCGCTCCGAAAATTGCAGGCAGGAAAGTCGTTTCCGATGTCGGCCGGGATATCCTCAAGCTGGCCGTCTTGGAAAGGCATCAGCGCACGGGCAATATCGGGCTCGGCTTTGTCAGCGGCTTTGGCCTGAAAAAAGGGGCGCTTGCCTCCTCGGTTGCCCATGATTCCCACAACATAATCGTTGTCGGCTGCGACGACGAAGAGATGTTTGCAGCCGTCAAGGCGATAGAAAAAATGAATGGCGGCATGACTGCCGTCTGCCAGGGTAAGGTTCTGGCCAGTCTGGCGCTGCCGATCGCCGGGCTTATGGCAAATGCCCCGCTTGCCGAGGTTGCCGCAAGCTGGCAGGAGCTGCGCCGCGCGGCCCACGAACTGGGGTCGGGGCTTCCCGAACCGTTTATGGCCCTGTCCTTCCTTGCCCTGCCGGTTATCCCGGAACTCCGCTTGACCGACCGGGGGCTTGTTGACGTGAATCTCTTTCGTCACGTTGCGATTTTTGCCGACGTCTGA